Proteins from one Aquila chrysaetos chrysaetos chromosome 5, bAquChr1.4, whole genome shotgun sequence genomic window:
- the BCL2A1 gene encoding bcl-2-related protein A1, whose amino-acid sequence METAEFYYVYYLAQDYLQYVLQESHLGPAQTRVAHVLRNIASSLQDQTEEALRPFLDRIDITSVAVAKRIFNGVMEEKFADGNTNWGRIMTIFTFGGLLTKKLQEHGVQLTGEEKEQISYFITEYIINNKAEWIDANGGWENGFLTKFERRSLLSFSKITAMFIAVFSLLREYY is encoded by the exons ATGGAAACTGCTGAGTTCTATTACGTTTATTACTTGGCTCAAGATTATCTGCAATATGTGCTTCAGGAATCACATCTTGGACCAGCCCAAACCAGGGTTGCTCATGTCTTGCGAAACATTGCATCTTCGCTGCAAGATCAAACCGAGGAGGCTCTCAGACCATTCTTGGACAGGATTGATATTACTTCTGTAGCTGTGGCCAAGAGAATTTTCAATGGtgtcatggaagaaaaatttgctGATGGAAATACTAACTGGGGACGAATTATGACCATATTTACCTTTGGAGGTCTTCTCACTAAGAAGCTTCAAGAGCATGGAGTTCAGCTcactggagaggagaaggagcagattTCTTATTTCATCACAGAGTACATAATAAACAACAAAGCCGAATGGATAGATGCGAATGGTGGCTGG GAAAATGGCTTCCTAACAAAGTTTGAAAGAAGATCACTACTATCTTTCTCCAAAATCACAGCCATGTTCatagctgttttttccttgctcagAGAGtactactga